The SAR202 cluster bacterium genomic sequence AAAATAGCCGGTTTGGAAGTATTGAGGATTATAAACGAGCCTACTGCTGCGGCACTAGCCTATGGTTTAGATAAACAGGGAGATCAAACTATTGCAGTATATGACCTTGGTGGCGGTACCTTTGATATTTCGATATTACAAATTGGGGAGGGCGTTTTTGAAGTAAAAGCCACTAATGGAGATACACATTTGGGTGGTGATGATTTTGATCAAAGAATTATTGACTGGATAATTGAAGAATTTAAAAAAGACCAAGGAATTGATTTACAAAATGACAATATGGCTTTGCAACGACTAAAAGAGGCTGCAGAAAAAGCAAAAATAGAATTATCCAATGTGATGCAAAGCGAAATCAATCTTCCATTTATCACAGCAGACTCCTCTGGTCCTAAACATTTAGCGATGAGTCTAACTAGAGCTAAATTAGAGCAACTAGTTGACGATTTGATAACAAAAACTGTTGAACCCTGTAAAAAAGCTATTGAAGACGCAGGAATTAAAGCTAGTGATATTAACGAAGTTATATTAGTAGGCGGAATGACGCGTATGCCATCTGTACAAGATAAAGTAAAAGAACTGTTTGCAAAAGAACCTCATAAAGGTGTAAACCCAGACGAAGTAGTTGCTATTGGTGCAGCAATACAAGCAGGTGTTTTACAAGGAGATGTTAGAGATGTACTTCTTTTAGATGTAACACCTCTTTCACTTGGGATAGAGACTTTGGGTGGAGTAATGACTCCATTAATACCTAGAAATACTACGATTCCAACTGCTAAGAGTGAAGTATTCAGTACAGCTGCAGATAATCAAGATAAAGTTGAAATACATGTTTTACAAGGCGAGAGAAGTATGGCTACAGAAAATAACTCTATCGGTAAATTTGTTCTGGATGGAATCTTACCTGCTCCAAGAGGAATACCTCAAATTGAAGTCACTTTTGATCTTGATGCAAACGGAATATTAAATGTTTCTGCAAAAGATAAAGGTACTGGAAAAGAACAAAAAATTACTATTACCGCTAGTTCAGGGCTATCACAAGAAGATGTTGAAAAGTTAGTGCAAGAAGCGGAAGCAAATGCTGATGATGATAGAAAGAAAAAAGAATCAGTTGAAACAAGAAATCTAGCAGATAATCTAATCTATACAACAGAAAAAACACTTGCTGAAAACAGTGATAAAGTACCAGAAGAACTTAAATCACAAATTGAATCAAAAGTAACTGCATTAAAGGATGCCCTAGAGAGCAACAATGATGAATCTATCAAATCTTCATTA encodes the following:
- the dnaK gene encoding molecular chaperone DnaK — encoded protein: MAKIIGIDLGTTNSCAAVMEGGEPTVLENSEGGRTTPSVVGVNVKSDERYVGQAAKRQAVTNPENTVFSIKRFMGRKHTETKSESNQYPYELKASKNGDVSVVLGEKAMSPPEVSAMVLRKIKEDAESKLGETITQAVITVPAYFNDSQRNATKDAGKIAGLEVLRIINEPTAAALAYGLDKQGDQTIAVYDLGGGTFDISILQIGEGVFEVKATNGDTHLGGDDFDQRIIDWIIEEFKKDQGIDLQNDNMALQRLKEAAEKAKIELSNVMQSEINLPFITADSSGPKHLAMSLTRAKLEQLVDDLITKTVEPCKKAIEDAGIKASDINEVILVGGMTRMPSVQDKVKELFAKEPHKGVNPDEVVAIGAAIQAGVLQGDVRDVLLLDVTPLSLGIETLGGVMTPLIPRNTTIPTAKSEVFSTAADNQDKVEIHVLQGERSMATENNSIGKFVLDGILPAPRGIPQIEVTFDLDANGILNVSAKDKGTGKEQKITITASSGLSQEDVEKLVQEAEANADDDRKKKESVETRNLADNLIYTTEKTLAENSDKVPEELKSQIESKVTALKDALESNNDESIKSSLDDLQQTLQELGNAVYSQEPANPENENQEDTKSDDDETVEGEYREV